GAATCAGCCCCATTGCAGGTGCTGCCGAAACCACCAACACCAACAGACCGAGCAGCAATTTCCGCATCATGAATTTCCCGATAAATAATTACTATTTAAAGTTTTCCTTTCTTTTTTGATTGATTATTATACGAATAAAACATGAGTTTTTATGCTTGCTTTTTTGGAAATTCCACAGAAGTAATTTTCCGGTAAGATTCAACAGCCAAGATACAACAGCGCCGGGGGTGGGATTCGAACCCACGCGGGCGAACGCCCACACGCTCTCCAGGCGTGCGCCTTACCGCTCGGCAACCCCGGCCTAACGCCTCATAGCCGGGGCTGAATTTAATATTTTGCTTGTCCCTCAACCTCAATCCTGAAGTAAAATTCAAACTGGTTTACCGAAATCTTCAGATTGGCGCCTCTGTTGCACGCGTAAACCTCCCACGGCTTTTCACCGCAACAGTAAACCTCCGGCGCTCTGTACCCTGTCTTTGAGTCGTGCACCGATAAAAGAATCCCATCACCGTACTTTGACGCTATGTTCTTTGCATACCTCTCAGCCTCTTCCAGCGAAACCTCCTTCTGCAGGTTAACTTTAATCTCATCCATGATTTCCACTTTGGCTTATAATATATAAAAGCCTTTTTCCGCTTTTATAAGTTTGAAAACCGGAAATCGCTTAAGAAAACTACTTAAGCAAAAAACTACTGTGGAGTTTATACTTTTAAAAAAAGGCGTTTTTAGCGAGAAATAATCCCCAAACGACATAATCCCAAATAAAAAGCTTTATAAAAACAAACAGTCGAACATATGTTCGATGGAACTCTCAATGGACTGGAAAACAGTGGTTGACGAGGCTCCTGTCGCGATGATTATAATCAACAGTAGAGGGCAGGTGGTTTACGTTAACAAAGTCCTTCTTGAGCGAAGCGGGCTCAGCTTTGAGGAGGCTACCAAACACCCGGAAAAGTTTTTCCCGCCTGAAGACTTCGAGAAGCTTTTCCAATACGTTCTTGAAACTTTTCTTAAGAAAAGGAAGAATCCTGACCCGGCTATCACCATTCGAGGCTTGTCTGCTACCGAGGGAGAAGTCTGGCTGGAGGCGAGAGCGAGGTATGCGGAGATAGGGGGAGAGCCCTACTGCCTGCTCGCCTACACCGACGTTAACCAGAGGGTCAGGCTGCAGAAGCAGGTGGAATCGCTAAACGAGTATCTGAAGTTCCTGAACAGCATGCTCCGCCACGACATTCTGAACATCTTCACGAGGATGCAGGCCTACTGCGAACTCCTGGAGGAGGAGTTCAAGCCAGAGTATCTTGAGAAAATTAAGGAGAGCATCGAATCCGGAGTCAGGCTCATACACAAAATAAGAGAGCTTGAATCCTCAACCACTGAGGATAAGAAGTCCTACAGGCTTTCGGAGGTGATAAAGGAGGTCTCCAAGGGCTTCGACGTTAAAGTGAACTTGAAAGGGGATGCGGTAATCACGGCGAACGATGGGATTTACAGCGTATTCGAGAATCTGATCGGAAATGCCGTGAAGCACGGAGGAGCCACCGAAGTTAGCGTGGAGGTAAGGGATGAGGGAGACCACTGCGAGGTGATTTTCAGAGACAACGGCAGGGGCATACCTGAGGAAATCCGGGAGAAAGTTTTTGAGAAGGGCTTCACAACCGGCAGGGGAAGCGGACTTGGCCTGTACATCGTGAAGAAGCTGATAGAAAGCTATGGGGGAGACATAGAGCTTTTAGAGGGGAAGGGAGCGGCTTTCGTTATCAGGCTGCCTAAATCACAACCTTCAGGTCTGGATTCCTCAGAAAAACCTTCCCGTTAAGGTATTCAACCTGAATCGACCTGAACTCGACGTTTTTAGACCGCTTTATCAGCCTGTAAAGCTCCTCATCCCCTTCTCTGTTGGGCATGAAGGCCCTCACTGATGGCAATGCCGCAACGAACACAACCAAAGCTCTTGACCTCTTCCCTATCTCCTCAAGCAGCCTGAGGTGCTTTCTACCCCTTGCGGTGGGGCAGTCGGGGTACATCGCATAGATTCCCTTCTTGAGGGCAGCACTTTTAAGCTCCACGTAGCTCTCTCCAATGCGGTAATCGATTATGGAGTTTCCAACTTTAACGTTTCTCCTAACCTCTCCATCAAGCCAGCTTATTTTCGGAATGGCTACCTCAAAGGCTCTCATCTGAAGCTGTGTATCTATCAGAGCGTAACCGCCTTCGCAACTGACAGCAAAAAGCCTGTACGAGAGCTTTCCACCTCTTTTGGTCAAACATTTCCCCACATTACCCTCAAAAATGAGCTCCTTCAGCCTTCCCGTGTTGTTTATGTAAGCCCTTTCCCTCCTCCCATCCACCTCAACATCCACCACAAACCTGTTCACTCTGCCAATTATCCTGCAATCCACGGCGTTCTCAATCTCAAAAAGCTTCATATCTCTTTTTCAAGCTCGAGGTAGTCCGCATCCCTCTCCGCTACCTTAAATCCCAGCCTCCTGTAGGTTTCAACGGCCCTTCTGTTTGTTCTCTCAGTTATGGCCTTTAGCTTCTTTATCCCCTTTTCCCTCAAGAACTTCGTGGCGAACCTTATCAGCTCACTGCCTATCCCCCTGTCCTCGTAGTCCTGATGCATGAAAATTGCAAACTCCGCCTCCTCGCCAACCGGAACGGCAGCAATGTGCCCTATAATTTTATCTCCCCTCTTCGCGATGAAGCCGTAGCCGTTCTCGTGCAAGCCGTCAATCCAAACCTCTATTCCCTTCCTTGTGGCAGGCGGCAGTCCACAGCAGCGCCTATCAGGGCTGAACTCTTCGTACATCTTTATCAGGTTCTCCCTCTCCTCGGGAACGAAAATTGTGACGAATATTATTTCTCCTTCTTTGTCCTCATAAAACTCGGAGTAAAGGTTATCGTTAGCCATGAGGAAACTCAGGACAAAAAAATATTAAGATTTTCCGAAGTGTTTTCTGAACACCTTGGGTATGTCTTCGGGCTTCTCCAAAATTGTCACGCCGTCCATCTGGGCGAGCTTTCTTACGTGCTCAACGTCCTCCTTCCTGACTCTCAGCCTCAAATCCCTGCCGTCGGGAAGCTTTGTAATCACCTCCCCCTCCTTGTAGTCGGAGGGCATTATGTAAAGCGGAACGTAGGCCTTCAGCCCCATTATCGCTGCGTTGGCGAGAAGTGAGTCAGCTATGCCCATCGCAATTTTCGCAACGGTGTTGGACGTTGCAGGAGCAATTAGAAGGAACTCATACCTTCCAACCTGAATCTGACCGGCGAGGAAGGGAGTGTTTGCGTCTATTTCAACTCTAACAGCCCCGAAGTTCTCCTTCAGTGTGTCCATGAGCTTGTAGTATTTGACAACCTGGGCCCCTGCCTTTGACAGGTAAACTGCAATCTCAACGTCGGGAAACTCCTTTTTAACCTCAAGCATCACGTCAACAGTTTCCGGCAACCTGTCTCCGCTTCCAGTTATTCCCCACGCAA
The nucleotide sequence above comes from Archaeoglobus fulgidus DSM 4304. Encoded proteins:
- a CDS encoding GNAT family N-acetyltransferase, coding for MANDNLYSEFYEDKEGEIIFVTIFVPEERENLIKMYEEFSPDRRCCGLPPATRKGIEVWIDGLHENGYGFIAKRGDKIIGHIAAVPVGEEAEFAIFMHQDYEDRGIGSELIRFATKFLREKGIKKLKAITERTNRRAVETYRRLGFKVAERDADYLELEKEI
- the afpA gene encoding archaeoflavoprotein AfpA; protein product: MEEKKKKRVAWGITGSGDRLPETVDVMLEVKKEFPDVEIAVYLSKAGAQVVKYYKLMDTLKENFGAVRVEIDANTPFLAGQIQVGRYEFLLIAPATSNTVAKIAMGIADSLLANAAIMGLKAYVPLYIMPSDYKEGEVITKLPDGRDLRLRVRKEDVEHVRKLAQMDGVTILEKPEDIPKVFRKHFGKS
- the sfsA gene encoding DNA/RNA nuclease SfsA; this translates as MKLFEIENAVDCRIIGRVNRFVVDVEVDGRRERAYINNTGRLKELIFEGNVGKCLTKRGGKLSYRLFAVSCEGGYALIDTQLQMRAFEVAIPKISWLDGEVRRNVKVGNSIIDYRIGESYVELKSAALKKGIYAMYPDCPTARGRKHLRLLEEIGKRSRALVVFVAALPSVRAFMPNREGDEELYRLIKRSKNVEFRSIQVEYLNGKVFLRNPDLKVVI
- a CDS encoding AF1514 family protein — encoded protein: MDEIKVNLQKEVSLEEAERYAKNIASKYGDGILLSVHDSKTGYRAPEVYCCGEKPWEVYACNRGANLKISVNQFEFYFRIEVEGQAKY
- a CDS encoding sensor histidine kinase produces the protein MELSMDWKTVVDEAPVAMIIINSRGQVVYVNKVLLERSGLSFEEATKHPEKFFPPEDFEKLFQYVLETFLKKRKNPDPAITIRGLSATEGEVWLEARARYAEIGGEPYCLLAYTDVNQRVRLQKQVESLNEYLKFLNSMLRHDILNIFTRMQAYCELLEEEFKPEYLEKIKESIESGVRLIHKIRELESSTTEDKKSYRLSEVIKEVSKGFDVKVNLKGDAVITANDGIYSVFENLIGNAVKHGGATEVSVEVRDEGDHCEVIFRDNGRGIPEEIREKVFEKGFTTGRGSGLGLYIVKKLIESYGGDIELLEGKGAAFVIRLPKSQPSGLDSSEKPSR